The DNA region ACCCGGCCGGGAGGTGATCACCGGCACTAACCTGCAACTGCTGCTGGAAATGGTGCTGGATCGCGAAGGGCTCAGCAGCGAAGCATTTCGAGTGCAGGCGCTGGAGTGCGGGCATCGCGGTCTGACAAGCCTGGTGGATGAACTGGGCCGCTGCCGCGAGGAGCACCCCATCGAGGAAGGAATATGACGCAGGTTTTGCGCGCCAGACGCCTGCTCACCGAGCAGGGCTGGCGGGACGATCACCAGTTGCGCGTTGAAGAAGGTGTCATCACGGCCATCGAACCGATTCCGGCAGGCGTCACCGCGCGCGATGCCGAGCTACTGTGTCCCGCCTATATCGACATTCACGTCCACGGTGGCGCGGGGGTCGATGTGATGGACGATGAACCGGATGCGCTCGATAAGCTGGCGATGCACAAAGCACGTGAAGGGGTTGCCAGTTGGCTCCCCACCACCGTCACCGCGCCGCTAAAGACGATTCACCGCGCGCTGGAGCGTATTGCTCAGCGCTATCACTGCGGTGGACCTGGCGCACAGGTGCTGGGAAGCTACCTGGAAGGGCCGTACTTCACGCCGCAGAATAAAGGCGCCCATCCCCCGGAGCTGTTTCGGGAACTGGACCTTGCGGAGCTGGATGAACTGATCGCCATTTCACGACAGACCCTGCGCGTGGTGGCGCTGGCACCGGAAAAACCGGGGGCATTGCAGGCGATTCGCCATCTCAGGCAACAGGGTGTGCGGGTGATGCTGGGACATAGCGCGGCAAGCTGGGCGCAAACCCGTGCCGCCTTTGACGCGGGCGCGGATGGACTTGTGCACTGCTACAACGGCATGACCGGGCTTCATCACCGGGAGCCCGGGATGGTCGGCGCAGGACTCACCGATCCCCGTGCGTGGCTGGAACTTATTGCCGATGGACACCACGTCCATCCGGCGGCCATGAAGCTCTGTTGCTGCTGTGCAAAAGAGAGGCTGGTGTTGATAACCGATGCGATGCAGGCCGCCGGTATGCCCGACGGAAACTACACGCTGTGCGGTGAACAGGTCGAAATGCACGGAGGAATCGTGCGAACGGCATCCGGTGGACTGGCGGGCAGCACGCTATCGGTTGATGCGGCAGTGCGCAATATGGTCGAACTGACAGGGACAGCCCCCGAGGATGCTATCCATATGGCTTCGCTTCATCCAGCGCGTCTGCTGGGGATCGACAGCCACCTGGGATCGTTAGCCCCAGGCAAACGCGCCAGCGCGATCGCCCTCGACGGCGGACTGCATTTACACCAGATTTGGATTCAGGGTCAGATCCTCCCCCTTTGACCCTTTTTTTCCTCTCAGGCCTTCGATCATGAATCGCGAGGCCTTTCTTTTCCTTTCGATTAAGAAAACCCGTACTCCAGAGAGATAACGGGGAATCTTTACTAATCAGTAAGATAAAAAACCTCTCCGTACAATTGATCACACTTTTCGTTTTATTTCATTTTGCATTGTTGAACTTTCGATTTCTTTCCTATAAATTTTAATCAATCGATCATGTGAACAAGTGAAACGAAACGAAAGATAGCGACATTTTGCCAGCGTCTGATGTGGAATTCACAAGACTAAGGACTTACGTTATGCCAGAAACCTATACCCCTGCTGCTGCAACAACCGGAACCTGGACTGAAGAAGAGATCCGCCAGCAGCCTGCCAGTTGGATCCGCTCGCTGACGAACATCGACGCGATTCGTACCGCGATCGACAATTTTCTCGCGCCACTGCTGCGTAAAGACGATCTGCGGATCGTCCTGACCGGGGCAGGCACCTCGGCATTCATTGGTGAGATAATCGCTCCCTGGCTTGCCAGCCACACCGGGCAAAACATCAGCGCAGTACCGACCACCGATCTGGTCACCAATCCGATGGATTATCTGAATCCGGCGCATCCGCTGCTGCTGGTTTCGTTTGCCCGTTCCGGCAACAGCCCGGAAAGCGTTGCCGCAGTGGAGCTTGCAAATCAGTTCGTCCCTGAGTGCTACCACCTTTCGATCACCTGCAATGAAGCGGGCAGCCTGTACCAGAACGCCGCGGCGAGCGATAACGCCTTTGCCCTGCTGATGCCGACAGAAACGCACGATCGCGGTTTTGCGATGACCAGCAGTATTACCACCATGATGGCCAGTTGCCTGGCGGTGTTCGCACCGAAACTCATCAACAGCCGGACCTTCCGCGATGTTGCGGATCGCTGTCAGACGATCCTGTCGTCACTGGGTGATTTCAGCCACGGCGTGTTTGGCAATGGCGCCTGGAAACGGATCGTCTATCTCGGCAGCGGCGGATTACAGGGTGCTGCGCGTGAATCGGCCCTGAAAGTACTTGAGCTGACCGCCGGTAAGCTGGCCGCGTTTTACGACTCGCCAACCGGCTTCCGCCACGGCCCGAAATCACTGGTGGATAACGAAACGCTGATCGTGGTGTACATCTCCAGCCACCCTTACACACGGCAGTACGATCTCGATCTGCTGGCGGAGTTACGCCGCGATGGTCAGGCAATGCGCGTTGTTGCGATTGCGGCCGAAAGCGATTCGATCATCGAAGCTGGCCCGCACATTCTGCTGCCACCCGCGCGTCATTTTATCGATAGCGAACTGGCATTCTGCTACCTGATGTATGCCCAGGTCTTTGCGCTCACCCAGTCCATTAATGTCGGTAATACGCCGGATACCCCTTCCCGCAGCGGTACAGTCAACCGCGTCGTGCAGGGCGTCGTTATTCACCCGTGGCAGGCCTAAGAGGATCCGATCATGAGCATCATTTCCACGAAGTATCTCCTGCAGGATGCCCAGGCAAAAGGCTACGCTGTACCGGCCTTCAACATCCATAATGCTGAGACTATCCAGGCGATCCTCGAAGTGTGTAGCGAAATGCAATCACCGGTGATCCTCGCCGGTACGCCTGGCACCTTTAAACATATCGCGCTGGAAGAGCTTTACGCGCTGTGCACCGCCTACTCCACCACCTACGGCATGCCGCTGGCGCTGCATCTCGATCATCATGAATCGCTGGACGACATTCGCCATAAAGTGAACGCCGGGGTACGCAGCGCCATGATCGACGGCAGCCATTTCCCGTTTGAGGAAAACGTGAAGCTGGTGAAATCGGTGGTGGATTTTTGCCACGCCCGCGATTGCAGCGTAGAAGCAGAACTGGGACGACTGGGTGGCGTCGAAGACGACATGAGCGTTGATGCAGAAAGCGCCTTTCTGACCGATCCGCAGGAGGCCAAACGCTTTGTTGAGCTGACCGGCGTCGACAGCCTTGCTGTCGCTATCGGCACCGCACACGGCCTCTACACCAAAAAACCGAAAATCGATTTCCAGCGCCTGGCTGAAATCCGTGCAGTGGTGGATATTCCGCTGGTGCTGCACGGCGCGAGCGATGTGCCTGACGAGTATGTACGCCGCACGATTGAACTGGGCGTCTGTAAGGTTAACGTCGCCACCGAACTGAAAATTGCCTTCGCCGATGCCGTGAAAGCGTGGTTTGCTGACAACCCACAGGGCAACGATCCGCGCTATTACATGCGTGTCGGTATGGATGCAATGAAAGAGGTCGTGAGAAGTAAAATCACGGTTTGCGGTTCAGCCAACAAATTAGTGGCTGATTCCGATTTAACTTAAAAACATACTGTTTCAACATTATATTCAGAAGCGTTATCTGATTAATATCAGGTAGCGCTTTCTGACCAGATAGCGGGGGAGAATAACGAGATTACATCACGCTGAATAAATTCATGAATGCGATATGTAACAATAATATATTTCAACAAGTTCTGTCATTCTATTATTTTATGGTGAGGATTTAAGAATGGGTAGTCCAAATATCCTGTTAACGCGTATTGATAACCGACTGGTGCATGGTCAGGTGGGTGTCACCTGGACATCGACAATCGGAGCCAATCTGCTGGTTGTCGTGGATGATGATGTCGCTCAGGATGAGATTCAGCAGAAATTAATGGGCATCACCGCAGAAACCTACGGTTTCGGCATCCGTTTCTTTTCTATAGAAAAAACCATCAATGTCATCGGTAAGGCCGCGCCGCACCAGAAGATATTCCTGATTTGCCGCACCCCGCAAACGGTCAGAAAACTGCTCGAAGGCGGTATCACGCTCAACGACGTGAATGTCGGCAATATGCACTTCTCGGAAGGCAAAAAGCAGATCAGCAGCAAGGTTTATGTCAATGAGCAGGATCTTCAGGACCTGCAGTTCATTAAGAAACACGGCGTAAACATTTTTATTCAGGATGTCCCTGGCGATCAAAAAGAAGCGATCCCGGAGTAAATAACAAGCCAATGTTTTCATATTAAAGGGACTTATTTATATGAGGTGTCAAAATGCATGAAATAACACTTTTACAAGGGATATCCCTTGCTGCATTAGTCTTCTTTCTGGGAATCGATTTTTGGCTGGAAGCCCTATTCTTATTCAGACCGATAATTGTCTGTACGCTCACTGGCGCCATTCTTGGCGACATTCATATTGGTTTGATCACCGGCGGTCTGACCGAGCTGGCTTTTGCCGGTCTGACGCCCGCTGGTGGCGTACAACCGCCAAACCCCATCATGGCGGGGCTGATGACCACGGTGATCGCCTGGTCTACCGGCGTGGATGCCAAAACCGCCATCGGCCTCGGCTTGCCGTTCAGCCTGCTGATGCAATATGTGATTCTGTTCTTCTATTCCGCCTTCTCCCTGTTTATGTCCAGGGCCGACAACTGCGCTAAAGAAGCCAACACCCGCGCATTTGCCCGTCTGAACTGGCTGACAACGCTGATTGTCGCCTGCTCATACGCCATTATTGCGTTTCTGTGTACCTATCTGGCGCAAGGTGCCATGCAGGCGCTGGTGAAAGCCATGCCGGCCTGGCTTACTCATGGTTTCGAAGTCGCGGGCGGTATTCTGCCTGCCGTCGGTTTTGGTCTGCTGCTGCGCGTGATGTTCAAAGCGCAGTACATTCCTTACCTGATCGCTGGCTTCCTCTTTGTGTGCTACATCCAGGTCAACAACCTGCTCCCGGTCGCCGTCCTCGGCGCGGGTTTCGCCGTGTACGAATTTTTCAATGCCAAAGCTAAACAGCAGGCACAACCCCAGCCTGTCGCCCGTAAAAATGATGATGAAGAGGATTACAGCAATGGGATCTGAAATCAGTAAAAAAGACATTACCCGTCTCGGCTTCCGCTCTTCCCTTCTTCAGGCGAGCTTTAACTATGAAAGGATGCAGGCGGGCGGCTTTACCTGGGCGATGCTGCCGATTCTGAAAAAAATCTATAAAGATGATAAGCCGGGCCTGAGTGCGGCCATGAAAGATCATCTGGAATTTATCAATACCCACCCGAACCTCGTCGGTTTCCTGATGGGCTTGCTTATCTCAATGGAAGAGAAAGGAGAAAACCGCGACACCATTAAAGGTCTGAAAGTGGCGCTGTTTGGCCCCATCGCCGGGATTGGCGATGCTATTTTCTGGTTCACCTTGCTGCCGATTATGGCGGGGATTTGTTCCTCTTTCGCCAGCCAGGGCAACTTACTGGGGCCGATTCTGTTCTTCGCCGTCTATCTGATGATCTTTTTCCTGCGCGTCGGCTGGACTCACGTCGGTTATTCGGTCGGGGTAAAAGCCATTGATAAGGTGAGGGAAAACTCGCAGATGATCGCCCGTTCGGCGACGATCCTCGGGATCACGGTGATTGGCGGTCTGATCGCCTCCTATGTCCATATTGATGTCGTGACCTCTTTCGCCATCGACAGTACGCACAACGTGGCCCTGCAAAAGGACTTCTTTGATAAGGTCTTCCCGAACATTTTACCGATGGGCTACACGCTGCTGATGTACTACCTGCTGCGGGTGAAAAAAGCGCATCCGGTATTGTTAATCGGCGTCACCTTTGTGCTTTCTATCGTCTCTTCCGCACTGGGCATTTTGTAAACCGAACGGGCGCGACGGTACGTGCGCCCCTCGTCAAAAGGATGACTGACAAATGCAATGCATACAGTACTGCGACCATTATGACGCACTCAGCGATCGCGCCAGCGAACGGTTAATTCAGGTCATACAGGACAAACCTGACGCGACGATCTGCCTGGCGACCGGCGCGACACCTGAACTGACCTATCGTTTCTTTGTCGAGAAAATACAGCAGCATCACGTTGATATCCGCAACGTGACCTTCGTGAAGCTCGATGAGTGGGTGGGGATTCCCTTACACGCGCCGGGTACCTGTGAATCCTTCCTGCAACAGCACATCGTGCAGCCGCTTGGTCTGCGCCCGGAACAGCTGATCGGTTTTCAGTCGGAAAATATCGACGAGGCAGAGTGCGAGCGCGTGACGGATTTGATTGCCAGTCGCGGTGGTCTCGATTTATGCGTATTGGGCATCGGCAAAAATGGTCATCTGGGGCTGAACGAACCGGGGACCGCGCTGGAACCGTTTTGCCATATCAGCAGGCTTGATGAACAAACGCGTCACCACGACATGCTTAAATCGGCCGGTCGTCCGGTGACGCACGGTATCACGCTGGGCCTGAAGGAGATCCTCAATGCAAAGGAAATTTTGCTGCTGATTGCCGGAGAAGGAAAACAGGCTGCTGTCGAAAAATACCTGACCACTGCCGTGACGACCGCCATTCCAGCCTCATTTTTATGGCTGCATGACAATACAACATGTTTACTGGATGGTTCGCGTTATTCAGATCGGTAACACCCCATCTCATCTGGCACGCTGCAGTTTTTCTTTTGCTGCAGCGTGTTTCCAGGATTACCCCTGCTGCTCCAGCGCATATTTGTACAGCGCGTTCTTTTTCACGCCGTGGATTTCCGCCGCCAGCGCCGCGGCTTTCTTCAGCGGCAACTCGGCCTGTAACAACCCGAGGGTGCGCAGGGCATCGGCAGGCAGGTCGTCCTCCTGCGCTTTGTGCCCTTCCACAATCAGCACCATTTCGCCTTTACGCCGATTTTCGTCCTCTTTAACCCACGCCAGCAGTTCACCCACCGGTGCGCCGTGAATCGTCTCCCAGGTTTTGGTCAGTTCACGCGCCAGCACCACATAGCGGGATTCGCCCCACACCGCGACCATATCTTCCAGACTGTCCAGCAGGCGATGCGTGGATTCATAGAAAATCAGCGTGCGCGGTTCAGTTTCGATAGCTTTCAGCGCGTCACGACGTCCTTTTGATTTCGCGGGTAAAAAGCCTTCATAGCAGAAGCGATCGGACGGCAACCCCGCCGCGCTTAAGGCGGTAATCGCCGCACAGGGCCCCGGCAACGGCACGACACGGATACCCTGCTCACGGCAGATGCGTACCAGGTGGTAACCCGGATCGTTGATCAGCGGCGTCCCGGCATCGGAGACCAGCGCGATGTTCTGCCCTTCTTTCAACTTCGCCACCAGCGTTTCTGCTTTTTGCTGCTCGTTATGATCGTGCAGGGCGAACAATCGGGCATTAATCGCGAAATGCTGCAATAATAATCCGGTATGGCGAGTATCTTCAGCGGCAATTAAATCAACAGCTTGTAACACTTCGAGCGCACGCTGGGTAATATCAGACAAATTCCCGATAGGAGTAGGTACAATAAAGAGTTGGCCGCGAGAATTATCCGCCGATTCGTGTTGTGTCATTGTGTCGTCCGTATTGCCGATTTAATATTGAGCACTGCGTATAAAAAATATCACTGGATACAGTATGGTACCCTTAACATTCTCTCGTTTAAAAGCCGCGCGCTGTCTGCCCATCGTTCTGGCAGCCCTGATTTTCGCCGGCTGTGGCACCCAGGCGCCCGATCAGAGCACTGCCCATATGCAGGGCACAGCGCAAGCTGATTCCGGCTTTTATCTGCAACAGATGCAGCAAAGCGCAAATGATAGCAAGACCAACTGGCAATTACTCGCCATTCGTGCGCTGCTGAAAGAAGGCAAAAGCCAGCAGGCTATCGAACTGTTTAACCAACTGCCGCAGGATCTGAATGATACCCAGCGTCGGGAACAGTCGCTGCTGTCGGCAGAAATAAAAATCGCCCAGCAGGATTATGCGGGCGCACTCAAGGCGTTGGGCAATATTGACGTTGCCGCACTGGATAAAAACCAGCAAATCCGCTTCTGGCAAATGGGCATCGCCGCTGAGCAAGGTCGTCCTTCTCTGGCCCTGCTTCGCGCCCTGATTGCGCAGGAACCGCTGCTTGACGCGAAAGAGAAACAAGCCAACATCGACGCCACCTGGCAAGCGTTGTCTGCCATGACGCAGGAGCAAGCTCAGGCGTTGGTTATCAATGCCGATGAAAACGTGTTGCAGGGCTGGCTGGATCTGCAACGTGTCTGGTTTGATAACCGTAGCGATCCGGACATGATGAAAGCGGGCATTGCCGACTGGCAAAAGCGCTATCCGCAAAATCCGGGAGCAAAACTGCTGCCAACCCAACTGGTCAACGTGCAGAGCTTTAAACCCGCCTCGACCAGTAAAATCGCCCTGCTGCTGCCGCTGAACGGTCAGGCTGCCGTATTTGGTCGCACCATTCAACAGGGCTTTGAAGCAGCCAAAAATCTTGGTACGCAGCCTGTCGACGCGCAGCCCGCCGCACAACCGGCTCCGGTCGCAGCCCCTACGCCGGCGGATCCACAGCCGCAGGCGACCGATGGCGTCGCCAGTCCTTCCCAGGCTTCGGTGAGCGATTTGACCCACGACGAGCAGGCCGAACAGCCCGCGCCGGTCAGCGCACCGCAGGCAACGCCTGCGCAGCCAGCCACCGCAAGCGCGGCGGCAAATCCTTCCGCTGAGCTGAAAATTTATGACACCAGCGCACAACCGCTCGATCAGATCCTGACGCAGGTTCAGCAGGACGGCGCGAGTATCGTGGTCGGTCCGCTGCTGAAAAACAACGTCGACGAACTGCTTAAAAGCAACACCCCGTTGAACGTGCTGGCGCTTAACCAGCCGGAATCGGTGCAGAGCCGCGCAAACATCTGCTACTTCGCCCTCTCACCGGAAGATGAAGCGCGTGATGCGGCGCGCCATATCCGTGAACAGGGCAAACAGTCGCCACTGCTGCTGATCCCGCGTAGCGCGCTTGGCGATCGTGTTGCTAACGCCTTTGCCCAGGAGTGGCAAAAACTGGGTGGCGCGACGGTGCTGCAACAGAAATTTGGCTCGACGGCGGAACTGCGCATGGGCGTCAACGGCGGTTCCGGGATAGCGTTAACCGGTAGCCCGATCGCTGCCAGCACACCATCTCAACCCGGCGTCACTATTGGCAATTTAACCATTCCGGCGCCGCCAACGGATGCGCAAATCAGCGGTAACGGTGGTCGCGTGGATGCCGTGTATATTCTGGCGACACCCAATGAGATCGCCTTCATCAAGCCGATGATCGCCATGCGCAATGGCAGCCAGAGCGGTGCAACGCTGTACGCCAGTTCACGTAGCGCGCAGGGAACTGCCGGTCCTGACTTCCGTCTGGAAATGGATGGCCTGCAATACAGCGAGATCCCGATGCTGGCGGGCGCGAACCCGTCGCTGATGCAACAGGCGCTCGGCGCCGTGCATAACGACTACTCGCTGGCGCGCATGTATGCGATGGGCGTGGACGCCTGGTCGCTGGCGAACCATTTCTCCCAGATGCGTCAGGTGCAGGGCTTCGAAATTAATGGGAATACCGGCGCGCTGACCGCCAGTCAGGACTGTGTGATTAACAGGAAGTTATCATGGCTCCAGTACCAACAAGGGCAGATTGTCCCCGCCAGTTAACGAGCAAACAGGCCGGTGACGCGTGGGAAACCACCGCGCGTCGCTGGCTGGAGCGCAAGGGACTGCATTTTATCGCCGCCAACGTGCATGAACGCGGCGGCGAAATTGATCTGATTATGCGTGATGGCAAGACGACCGTCTTTATTGAGGTCCGCTACCGACGCTCTACCACGTTCGGTGGCGCCGCTGCCAGTGTGACGCGCAGCAAGCAACGTAAATTATTACAAGCTGCCCGCTTGTGGCTCGCGCGCCACAATGGGAGTTTTGATACTGTGGATTGCCGGTTCGATGTGTTAGCCTTCACCGGAAATGATGTTGAGTGGTTCAGGAATGCCTTTACTGACTGCTCATAATTGAAGATTCAGAGCAGACCCATTGGGCAAATAAAATAGCCTAATGGGTCAACTCTTAAGGATTAGCGTGTTAGACAGAATTAAAGTCTGCTTTACCGAAAGCATTCAAACTCAAATTGCAGCAGCAGAAGCCCTTCCGGATGCTATCTCTCGCGCCGCCGTGACGCTGGTTCATTCACTGCTTAATGGCAACAAAATTCTCTGTTGTGGTAATGGGACATCCGCTGCCAACGCACAGCATTTTGCTGCCAGCATGATCAACCGCTTTGAGACAGAACGCCCCAGTTTACCTGCGATTGCACTAAATACGGATAATGTGGTCTTAACAGCGATTGCTAACGACCGTCTGCATGACGAAGTGTATGCAAAACAGGTTCGGGCGTTGGGTCATGCGGGCGATGTCTTACTGGCCATCTCGACGCGCGGCAACAGCCGCGATATCGTTAAGGCCGTGGAAGCAGCGGTCACGCGAGACATGACGATTGTAGCACTGACCGGGTATGACGGCGGTGAACTGGCTGGATTATTAGGGCCACAGGATGTAGAGATCCGCATCCCTTCGCACCACAGCGCACGCATTCAGGAAATGCATATGCTAACGGTAAACTGCCTGTGCGATCTGATCGATAACACGCTTTTCCCCCACCAGGATGATTAAGGAGTACACATGAAGGCTTTATCGCCAATCGCAGTCCTTATTTCTGCTCTGCTATTGCAAGGTTGTGTGGCCGCCGCGGTTGTCGGTACCGCCGCCGTTGGCACCAAAGCAGCAACAGACCCACGTAGCGTAGGCACTCAGGTGGACGATGGAACCCTGGAAGTGCGCGTCAACAGTGCGCTGTCGAAAGATGCGCAGATCAAGAAAGAAGCCCGCATTAACGTGACGGCTTATCAGGGTAAAGTATTGCTGGTCGGTCAGTCGCCGAATAGCGAACTTCCTTCACGCGCCAAACAGATTGCAATGGGCGTCGATGGAACCACCGAAGTCTATAACGAGATCCGTCAGGGCCAGCCGATTGGCATGGGCACCGCGTCAAACGACACCTGGATCACCACTAAAGTGCGCTCTCAGTTGCTGACCAGCGACCAGGTTAAATCATCAAACGTGAAAGTGACGACCGAAAACGGCGAAGTGTTCCTGTTGGGTCTGGTGACCGAACGTGAAGCGAAAGCGGCTGCGGATATCGCCAGCCGGGTTAGCGGCGTGACGCGCGTCACCACGGCATTTACCTTCATCAAGTAATCCCCGTAGGCCTGATTAGACGCTTTTGCGTCGTCATCAGGCCGAATTTGCCGGATGGCGGCGTGACCGCCTTA from Citrobacter amalonaticus Y19 includes:
- the agaD gene encoding PTS galactosamine transporter subunit IID; amino-acid sequence: MGSEISKKDITRLGFRSSLLQASFNYERMQAGGFTWAMLPILKKIYKDDKPGLSAAMKDHLEFINTHPNLVGFLMGLLISMEEKGENRDTIKGLKVALFGPIAGIGDAIFWFTLLPIMAGICSSFASQGNLLGPILFFAVYLMIFFLRVGWTHVGYSVGVKAIDKVRENSQMIARSATILGITVIGGLIASYVHIDVVTSFAIDSTHNVALQKDFFDKVFPNILPMGYTLLMYYLLRVKKAHPVLLIGVTFVLSIVSSALGIL
- the kbaY gene encoding tagatose-bisphosphate aldolase subunit KbaY; the encoded protein is MSIISTKYLLQDAQAKGYAVPAFNIHNAETIQAILEVCSEMQSPVILAGTPGTFKHIALEELYALCTAYSTTYGMPLALHLDHHESLDDIRHKVNAGVRSAMIDGSHFPFEENVKLVKSVVDFCHARDCSVEAELGRLGGVEDDMSVDAESAFLTDPQEAKRFVELTGVDSLAVAIGTAHGLYTKKPKIDFQRLAEIRAVVDIPLVLHGASDVPDEYVRRTIELGVCKVNVATELKIAFADAVKAWFADNPQGNDPRYYMRVGMDAMKEVVRSKITVCGSANKLVADSDLT
- a CDS encoding galactosamine-6-phosphate isomerase, with the protein product MQCIQYCDHYDALSDRASERLIQVIQDKPDATICLATGATPELTYRFFVEKIQQHHVDIRNVTFVKLDEWVGIPLHAPGTCESFLQQHIVQPLGLRPEQLIGFQSENIDEAECERVTDLIASRGGLDLCVLGIGKNGHLGLNEPGTALEPFCHISRLDEQTRHHDMLKSAGRPVTHGITLGLKEILNAKEILLLIAGEGKQAAVEKYLTTAVTTAIPASFLWLHDNTTCLLDGSRYSDR
- the agaC gene encoding PTS galactosamine transporter subunit IIC translates to MHEITLLQGISLAALVFFLGIDFWLEALFLFRPIIVCTLTGAILGDIHIGLITGGLTELAFAGLTPAGGVQPPNPIMAGLMTTVIAWSTGVDAKTAIGLGLPFSLLMQYVILFFYSAFSLFMSRADNCAKEANTRAFARLNWLTTLIVACSYAIIAFLCTYLAQGAMQALVKAMPAWLTHGFEVAGGILPAVGFGLLLRVMFKAQYIPYLIAGFLFVCYIQVNNLLPVAVLGAGFAVYEFFNAKAKQQAQPQPVARKNDDEEDYSNGI
- the diaA gene encoding DnaA initiator-associating protein DiaA; translation: MLDRIKVCFTESIQTQIAAAEALPDAISRAAVTLVHSLLNGNKILCCGNGTSAANAQHFAASMINRFETERPSLPAIALNTDNVVLTAIANDRLHDEVYAKQVRALGHAGDVLLAISTRGNSRDIVKAVEAAVTRDMTIVALTGYDGGELAGLLGPQDVEIRIPSHHSARIQEMHMLTVNCLCDLIDNTLFPHQDD
- the dolP gene encoding division/outer membrane stress-associated lipid-binding lipoprotein: MKALSPIAVLISALLLQGCVAAAVVGTAAVGTKAATDPRSVGTQVDDGTLEVRVNSALSKDAQIKKEARINVTAYQGKVLLVGQSPNSELPSRAKQIAMGVDGTTEVYNEIRQGQPIGMGTASNDTWITTKVRSQLLTSDQVKSSNVKVTTENGEVFLLGLVTEREAKAAADIASRVSGVTRVTTAFTFIK
- a CDS encoding penicillin-binding protein activator, yielding MVPLTFSRLKAARCLPIVLAALIFAGCGTQAPDQSTAHMQGTAQADSGFYLQQMQQSANDSKTNWQLLAIRALLKEGKSQQAIELFNQLPQDLNDTQRREQSLLSAEIKIAQQDYAGALKALGNIDVAALDKNQQIRFWQMGIAAEQGRPSLALLRALIAQEPLLDAKEKQANIDATWQALSAMTQEQAQALVINADENVLQGWLDLQRVWFDNRSDPDMMKAGIADWQKRYPQNPGAKLLPTQLVNVQSFKPASTSKIALLLPLNGQAAVFGRTIQQGFEAAKNLGTQPVDAQPAAQPAPVAAPTPADPQPQATDGVASPSQASVSDLTHDEQAEQPAPVSAPQATPAQPATASAAANPSAELKIYDTSAQPLDQILTQVQQDGASIVVGPLLKNNVDELLKSNTPLNVLALNQPESVQSRANICYFALSPEDEARDAARHIREQGKQSPLLLIPRSALGDRVANAFAQEWQKLGGATVLQQKFGSTAELRMGVNGGSGIALTGSPIAASTPSQPGVTIGNLTIPAPPTDAQISGNGGRVDAVYILATPNEIAFIKPMIAMRNGSQSGATLYASSRSAQGTAGPDFRLEMDGLQYSEIPMLAGANPSLMQQALGAVHNDYSLARMYAMGVDAWSLANHFSQMRQVQGFEINGNTGALTASQDCVINRKLSWLQYQQGQIVPAS
- the agaB gene encoding PTS galactosamine transporter subunit IIB encodes the protein MGSPNILLTRIDNRLVHGQVGVTWTSTIGANLLVVVDDDVAQDEIQQKLMGITAETYGFGIRFFSIEKTINVIGKAAPHQKIFLICRTPQTVRKLLEGGITLNDVNVGNMHFSEGKKQISSKVYVNEQDLQDLQFIKKHGVNIFIQDVPGDQKEAIPE
- the rsmI gene encoding 16S rRNA (cytidine(1402)-2'-O)-methyltransferase, whose protein sequence is MTQHESADNSRGQLFIVPTPIGNLSDITQRALEVLQAVDLIAAEDTRHTGLLLQHFAINARLFALHDHNEQQKAETLVAKLKEGQNIALVSDAGTPLINDPGYHLVRICREQGIRVVPLPGPCAAITALSAAGLPSDRFCYEGFLPAKSKGRRDALKAIETEPRTLIFYESTHRLLDSLEDMVAVWGESRYVVLARELTKTWETIHGAPVGELLAWVKEDENRRKGEMVLIVEGHKAQEDDLPADALRTLGLLQAELPLKKAAALAAEIHGVKKNALYKYALEQQG
- a CDS encoding AgaS family sugar isomerase; the encoded protein is MPETYTPAAATTGTWTEEEIRQQPASWIRSLTNIDAIRTAIDNFLAPLLRKDDLRIVLTGAGTSAFIGEIIAPWLASHTGQNISAVPTTDLVTNPMDYLNPAHPLLLVSFARSGNSPESVAAVELANQFVPECYHLSITCNEAGSLYQNAAASDNAFALLMPTETHDRGFAMTSSITTMMASCLAVFAPKLINSRTFRDVADRCQTILSSLGDFSHGVFGNGAWKRIVYLGSGGLQGAARESALKVLELTAGKLAAFYDSPTGFRHGPKSLVDNETLIVVYISSHPYTRQYDLDLLAELRRDGQAMRVVAIAAESDSIIEAGPHILLPPARHFIDSELAFCYLMYAQVFALTQSINVGNTPDTPSRSGTVNRVVQGVVIHPWQA
- a CDS encoding YraN family protein, whose translation is MAPVPTRADCPRQLTSKQAGDAWETTARRWLERKGLHFIAANVHERGGEIDLIMRDGKTTVFIEVRYRRSTTFGGAAASVTRSKQRKLLQAARLWLARHNGSFDTVDCRFDVLAFTGNDVEWFRNAFTDCS
- the nagA gene encoding N-acetylglucosamine-6-phosphate deacetylase produces the protein MTQVLRARRLLTEQGWRDDHQLRVEEGVITAIEPIPAGVTARDAELLCPAYIDIHVHGGAGVDVMDDEPDALDKLAMHKAREGVASWLPTTVTAPLKTIHRALERIAQRYHCGGPGAQVLGSYLEGPYFTPQNKGAHPPELFRELDLAELDELIAISRQTLRVVALAPEKPGALQAIRHLRQQGVRVMLGHSAASWAQTRAAFDAGADGLVHCYNGMTGLHHREPGMVGAGLTDPRAWLELIADGHHVHPAAMKLCCCCAKERLVLITDAMQAAGMPDGNYTLCGEQVEMHGGIVRTASGGLAGSTLSVDAAVRNMVELTGTAPEDAIHMASLHPARLLGIDSHLGSLAPGKRASAIALDGGLHLHQIWIQGQILPL